Proteins encoded by one window of Simiduia curdlanivorans:
- the glpE gene encoding thiosulfate sulfurtransferase GlpE, protein MTEFKHLSCESAWQLMRETEVVIVDIRDELSYKTSHIKQAIHLSNESAAAFIAAADKDLATIVCCYHGNSSQSAAQYLASQAFTQVYSLDGGFQQWQLQFPEYCQ, encoded by the coding sequence ATGACCGAGTTCAAACACCTAAGTTGCGAGAGCGCATGGCAACTCATGCGTGAAACCGAAGTCGTGATTGTCGATATTCGGGATGAGCTAAGCTACAAGACGAGTCATATAAAGCAGGCTATCCACCTGAGTAACGAATCTGCGGCCGCTTTTATCGCTGCTGCTGACAAAGACCTTGCCACTATAGTATGTTGCTACCATGGCAACTCTAGCCAAAGTGCCGCGCAGTATTTAGCGTCCCAGGCTTTCACTCAGGTGTACAGCCTAGATGGCGGCTTTCAGCAGTGGCAGCTGCAATTTCCAGAATATTGTCAATAA
- a CDS encoding efflux RND transporter periplasmic adaptor subunit, with protein sequence MNRVQEIWSHKNYRMAIIFSLVVLVWMASGLLGSEPEQPSLSAAPEVTVPSVQAQIIHAQQYSPSLVIRARTEPNRAVHLKAEVSGRVEALPIKEGAPVKQGDVICQLAEEDRALKVQEAEVNLRKAQIDFDGSQRLKVQGYQSQSAIAAAEAQLAQARSLLKRQELELAYTKIRAPFDGILNSRQVEIGTFMQRGDICASVIDLDPLVVAGQVSENEIAGLRVGSLTQVQLADVSRDGEIRYISRDALEHTRSFLVEASVANPGMKIPGGLTTTLTAQLASFNAQSLSPALLTLDDAGKLGVRIIDEQSRVQFVNVHIVGDSAEGVWVTGLPETVLLITVGQEYVAVGEQVTYQLVAAEASSVVAAGAAE encoded by the coding sequence ATGAATCGCGTGCAAGAAATTTGGTCACACAAAAACTACCGTATGGCCATTATCTTTAGTCTTGTGGTGTTGGTCTGGATGGCTAGCGGGCTGCTCGGTAGCGAACCAGAGCAACCCAGCTTAAGCGCTGCGCCGGAAGTGACTGTACCTAGCGTACAAGCGCAAATAATACACGCGCAACAATACAGCCCTAGCCTCGTTATTCGCGCGCGCACTGAGCCCAATCGAGCGGTGCATCTGAAGGCAGAGGTGAGTGGTCGCGTTGAAGCATTACCCATCAAAGAGGGCGCGCCCGTGAAGCAGGGTGACGTTATCTGCCAGTTGGCGGAGGAGGATCGGGCACTGAAGGTTCAGGAGGCGGAAGTTAATTTACGCAAGGCGCAAATAGATTTCGACGGCTCGCAGCGGTTAAAAGTGCAAGGTTATCAATCTCAGTCGGCCATTGCTGCAGCCGAAGCCCAATTAGCGCAGGCGCGCTCCTTATTAAAGCGACAAGAGTTGGAGCTAGCCTACACCAAAATCCGCGCGCCCTTTGATGGCATATTGAATAGCCGGCAAGTGGAAATCGGTACTTTTATGCAGCGTGGCGATATCTGCGCCAGCGTGATTGATCTCGATCCTTTGGTGGTGGCCGGGCAGGTGTCTGAAAATGAAATTGCCGGCTTGCGGGTTGGCAGTTTAACGCAAGTGCAATTGGCTGATGTGAGTCGCGATGGGGAAATTCGCTATATAAGCCGCGATGCGTTAGAGCACACCCGCTCCTTTTTAGTCGAAGCGTCGGTCGCCAACCCTGGCATGAAAATTCCGGGCGGTTTAACCACCACCTTGACCGCGCAACTCGCGAGCTTTAATGCGCAATCCCTATCGCCAGCGTTATTGACCCTCGATGACGCGGGCAAATTGGGTGTGCGTATTATCGATGAGCAGTCGCGGGTGCAGTTCGTCAACGTTCACATCGTAGGCGACAGTGCGGAAGGCGTTTGGGTGACAGGTTTGCCTGAGACAGTATTGCTGATTACCGTTGGCCAGGAATACGTGGCGGTGGGCGAGCAGGTGACTTATCAGCTGGTGGCTGCAGAAGCGTCGAGCGTAGTGGCTGCTGGAGCTGCAGAATGA
- a CDS encoding efflux RND transporter permease subunit, with protein MNVLKSAVSRSRATLSILALILLVGIFARVTMTVEANPNIQVPYIFVQVYLDGVSPEDGARLLVRPLEKELRIVEGVDEIIATSRESISYLLVKFEADEDPHRALRETRVAVDRAKAELPPAAEEPVVKELAATPMPAIVLTLAGDGASERSIYRTAKTLQRQIENMPTVLNANLVGYREEMVEVIVDPAQLEHYRITATELANAVVNNNRLVPAGEMDTGKGRFSIKVPGLIETASDVRSLPIKSTAQGVVTLGDVTDIRRTFKDADRFTTVNGKRAMTIEVEKRNGANSTDVAEGVRALAESMRSDLPPGVSLGFVLDQSEFTRSMVSEMEGNIVTAMALVMIIVVAALGFRSGALVGFGIPFSLLFATIVVSMIGFSFNFMVMFGMLLALGMLIDGAIVITEFADRKMAEGLTSRVAYEIAVKRMFWPVVASTATTLAAFLPIMFWPGVAGQFMRYLPVTVFAVLVGSLIYALFFAPVLGSLMGRTKMSQKVQDYLKSLERESPLTLSGITGAYARLLHRVMRWPVLVAIGTFMVLYLIFTVYGAFNAGVEFFTETEEKYGTVAVRAQGNFSVYEMDALVSEVEQRVMKIDGVHVVYTATGAGSSSQAGNRESSKDQIGTMLVELRDPATLGRSSHDVFREIREKTADIPGVKVAADAFEGGPTQGKPIQIQLESINSEKLMAATRLLRDRLEQEFPGLRDVVDTSPLPGIEWEMKVDRAVAAQLGVNMTDVGHAVSLVTSGVKVSEYRPDDADDEVDIRVRFPLDARGVGVLNTLRVNSANGPVPMSSFVTPVAKPKVDKVQRNNGIEFMTVKADVQVGENVDQQVSLIQEWLKNNPLDPDVQAAFRGTNEEQAKSLQFLGVAFSLALFLMFIILVTQFNSFYQAFLILSAVVMSTAGVLLGLLITQSTFSVILTGVGIVALAGIVVNNNIVLIDTYNYVRAKNPDMLPIDAIVSACAQRLRPVFLTTATTVLGLLPIAINMSVDLIGRHVVMGGVIASFWVPLASAIVYGLVFSTLLTLLVTPAMLLVPARLKYFFVALSGRLRRHSSAAAVESHQ; from the coding sequence ATGAATGTCTTAAAGTCTGCGGTGAGTCGCTCGCGCGCGACGCTGTCAATTTTGGCGTTGATATTGCTGGTGGGTATTTTCGCTCGCGTCACCATGACCGTGGAGGCCAATCCAAATATCCAAGTGCCCTATATTTTTGTGCAGGTCTATCTCGATGGCGTATCGCCCGAAGACGGCGCTCGATTACTGGTGCGACCGTTAGAAAAGGAGTTGAGAATCGTAGAGGGTGTGGATGAAATTATTGCCACCTCGCGCGAGTCTATTTCCTATTTGTTGGTCAAGTTTGAAGCGGATGAAGACCCGCATAGAGCACTGCGTGAAACCCGTGTGGCGGTAGATAGGGCCAAGGCAGAGTTGCCGCCGGCTGCCGAGGAACCGGTGGTGAAAGAGCTGGCAGCAACACCCATGCCGGCCATTGTTTTGACTTTGGCCGGCGACGGTGCATCTGAGCGATCCATTTACCGCACGGCGAAAACGTTACAGCGCCAAATTGAAAATATGCCCACGGTGCTTAACGCCAATTTAGTAGGCTATCGCGAGGAGATGGTCGAGGTTATTGTCGACCCGGCACAACTGGAACACTACCGTATTACTGCCACCGAGCTCGCCAACGCGGTGGTTAACAACAATCGCCTAGTGCCCGCCGGCGAAATGGATACCGGTAAGGGTCGCTTCTCAATTAAGGTGCCTGGCTTAATTGAGACCGCAAGTGATGTTCGCTCCCTGCCAATAAAATCAACCGCCCAAGGGGTTGTGACCTTGGGTGATGTCACAGATATTCGCCGAACCTTTAAAGATGCGGACCGCTTCACCACGGTCAATGGTAAGCGCGCGATGACCATCGAAGTGGAAAAACGCAATGGGGCAAACTCCACCGATGTCGCCGAAGGCGTGCGCGCTTTGGCTGAATCTATGCGCTCAGACTTGCCGCCCGGTGTGAGCTTGGGCTTTGTTTTGGATCAGTCTGAGTTTACGCGCAGCATGGTGAGTGAAATGGAGGGTAATATTGTCACCGCCATGGCCTTGGTGATGATTATTGTGGTGGCAGCCTTGGGCTTTCGATCTGGCGCCTTGGTGGGCTTTGGCATTCCCTTCTCGCTGCTGTTTGCCACCATCGTGGTAAGCATGATCGGCTTTTCCTTCAATTTCATGGTGATGTTCGGCATGTTGCTGGCATTGGGAATGTTGATTGATGGCGCCATTGTTATCACCGAGTTTGCCGACAGGAAAATGGCAGAGGGTTTAACTAGCCGCGTGGCTTATGAAATCGCCGTTAAGCGCATGTTTTGGCCCGTGGTTGCTTCTACCGCAACAACCTTGGCGGCTTTTTTACCGATTATGTTTTGGCCTGGGGTAGCCGGCCAGTTCATGCGCTATTTACCGGTGACCGTATTCGCCGTGTTGGTGGGTTCGTTGATCTACGCATTATTTTTTGCGCCGGTGTTGGGCTCGCTCATGGGGCGAACCAAAATGTCACAAAAAGTGCAGGATTATTTAAAGAGTTTAGAGCGCGAATCGCCCTTAACCTTATCGGGCATTACCGGTGCCTACGCGCGCTTGTTGCATCGGGTCATGCGCTGGCCGGTGTTGGTAGCCATCGGTACTTTTATGGTGCTCTACCTCATTTTTACAGTCTATGGCGCCTTCAACGCCGGGGTCGAATTTTTTACCGAGACAGAGGAAAAGTACGGCACCGTGGCGGTGCGGGCGCAGGGCAACTTTTCCGTTTATGAAATGGATGCATTGGTCTCCGAGGTCGAACAGCGGGTGATGAAAATTGATGGGGTGCATGTGGTTTACACTGCCACGGGCGCTGGGTCTAGTAGCCAAGCCGGCAACCGCGAGTCGTCTAAAGATCAAATTGGAACCATGTTGGTGGAGCTGCGGGACCCCGCAACGCTCGGTCGTTCTAGCCACGATGTATTTCGTGAAATTCGAGAAAAAACCGCCGATATTCCCGGTGTTAAAGTGGCTGCGGATGCCTTTGAGGGTGGCCCCACCCAAGGCAAGCCGATTCAAATTCAATTGGAATCGATTAACAGCGAAAAGTTGATGGCAGCAACGCGATTATTGCGCGACCGACTGGAACAAGAATTTCCAGGCTTGCGCGATGTGGTTGATACCAGCCCACTGCCTGGCATCGAGTGGGAAATGAAAGTGGATAGAGCAGTCGCCGCGCAGCTAGGCGTTAATATGACTGACGTTGGCCACGCTGTTTCTTTGGTAACTAGCGGTGTAAAAGTAAGCGAATACCGACCCGACGATGCCGATGACGAGGTGGATATTCGCGTGCGCTTTCCTCTCGATGCCCGCGGCGTTGGCGTGCTCAATACCCTGCGGGTGAATTCGGCTAATGGCCCTGTGCCAATGAGCAGTTTCGTCACCCCCGTCGCCAAGCCCAAGGTCGATAAAGTCCAGCGCAATAACGGCATAGAGTTTATGACCGTAAAAGCCGATGTACAGGTGGGCGAAAACGTCGATCAGCAAGTAAGCTTAATTCAAGAGTGGTTAAAGAATAACCCGTTAGACCCTGACGTACAGGCGGCCTTCCGTGGCACCAATGAAGAGCAGGCCAAGTCGTTACAGTTTTTGGGTGTGGCCTTTTCGCTCGCGTTGTTTTTAATGTTTATTATTTTAGTGACGCAGTTTAATAGTTTTTATCAAGCCTTCTTAATCTTGTCGGCCGTGGTCATGTCTACCGCTGGTGTCTTGCTTGGCTTGTTGATTACCCAATCGACCTTTAGCGTTATTCTCACTGGCGTTGGTATCGTTGCTTTGGCCGGTATCGTGGTGAATAACAACATTGTGCTCATTGATACTTACAATTATGTGCGCGCGAAGAATCCCGATATGTTGCCGATCGATGCCATTGTCTCTGCCTGCGCACAGCGTTTGCGCCCAGTATTTTTAACCACGGCAACCACGGTGTTAGGGTTGCTGCCTATTGCGATTAATATGTCTGTGGATCTCATCGGTCGACATGTGGTTATGGGCGGAGTTATCGCCTCTTTTTGGGTGCCGTTGGCGAGTGCCATCGTGTATGGCTTGGTGTTTTCAACCTTGCTGACACTGCTGGTGACCCCCGCCATGTTGCTAGTGCCGGCGCGCTTGAAGTACTTTTTTGTCGCCTTGAGCGGGCGATTACGCAGGCATTCCAGTGCTGCAGCCGTGGAATCGCACCAATAG
- a CDS encoding flagellar brake protein: MKFEDYKLPFGYPLSLEGASAGGVPFKFASKVIGCIPGDVLILSHPRAAKASTLRPGQKILVTIMAGNGVLAFASVIDQIIAQPRPLVFLTYPTKLSFKEIRGATRVEIRVPIEAVCLSGLVATKTTGVITDISTSGARIELTESIGDIGGSMEVSGAITIARMEEKFNFPAVIRSRVERSTRESEAEFPAIYGIEFVEVPHSQRLLLYAFVYSLLATK; the protein is encoded by the coding sequence ATGAAATTTGAAGATTATAAATTACCTTTCGGTTATCCCTTGTCGCTAGAAGGTGCTAGCGCTGGTGGTGTGCCTTTTAAGTTCGCGAGTAAAGTTATTGGCTGCATCCCTGGCGACGTATTGATTCTGTCTCACCCCCGCGCTGCTAAGGCGTCGACATTGCGCCCGGGGCAGAAAATTCTTGTCACCATTATGGCGGGTAATGGCGTCTTGGCCTTTGCCTCTGTGATTGATCAAATTATCGCTCAACCGCGGCCATTGGTGTTTTTAACATACCCGACGAAATTAAGTTTTAAGGAAATTCGCGGTGCTACCCGGGTCGAAATTCGAGTGCCTATCGAAGCGGTTTGTTTATCGGGATTAGTCGCGACAAAAACTACCGGTGTTATTACCGACATTAGTACATCGGGTGCCAGAATCGAATTAACTGAATCCATCGGCGATATCGGTGGCAGCATGGAAGTGTCTGGTGCAATTACTATCGCTCGCATGGAAGAAAAGTTTAACTTTCCGGCCGTTATTCGCTCGCGCGTTGAAAGAAGTACACGCGAAAGCGAGGCAGAATTTCCGGCTATTTATGGCATAGAGTTTGTTGAGGTTCCACATTCACAGCGGCTGCTACTCTATGCGTTCGTTTACTCATTGCTGGCGACCAAATGA
- a CDS encoding CaiB/BaiF CoA transferase family protein has translation MNTPLNGIRVLDLSRILAGPWAGQLLADLGADVIKVENPKAGDDTRQWGPPYLKNSDNQDTSEAAYFLSANRGKRSIAVDITQAEGQALIQKLAAHVDIVIENYKVDGLKKYGLDYASLSALNPKLIYCSITGFGQTGPYRARAGYDFMIQGMGGLMSITGEADGNPGAGPQKVGVAVTDVFTGLYATIAIQGALIERQASGLGQHIDMALFDVQAAVLANQASNYLVGGITPQRMGNAHPNIVPYQAFASKDGHIILAVGNDGQFKKFCDLAGCPELALDARFATNPSRVANRLVLCEHIATLIKQRNSEDWLAALEQKGVPCGPINTIDKVFNDPQLLSRDMRIQVEHPLAGSVELAGNPIRYSRSQLNQTKAPPLLGEDTETVLRDLLGLGADEIDQLTLKKIVR, from the coding sequence ATGAATACGCCACTCAATGGAATTCGCGTACTTGACCTCTCCCGCATTTTAGCTGGGCCTTGGGCGGGACAATTATTAGCGGATTTGGGCGCCGATGTCATCAAAGTGGAAAATCCCAAAGCCGGCGACGATACTCGGCAATGGGGCCCGCCTTACTTAAAAAATTCAGACAACCAAGATACCTCGGAGGCCGCGTATTTTTTATCGGCCAACCGGGGTAAGCGTTCGATCGCGGTGGATATCACTCAGGCCGAAGGCCAAGCACTGATTCAAAAATTAGCGGCTCATGTGGATATCGTGATCGAGAATTATAAAGTCGATGGCCTGAAAAAATACGGCCTCGACTACGCAAGCCTGAGCGCGTTAAACCCAAAATTGATCTACTGCTCCATTACCGGCTTCGGTCAAACCGGGCCCTACCGCGCGCGCGCGGGTTACGATTTTATGATTCAGGGTATGGGTGGGCTGATGAGCATTACCGGCGAAGCCGATGGTAACCCAGGAGCCGGGCCACAAAAAGTAGGCGTTGCAGTTACCGATGTGTTCACCGGGCTTTACGCTACCATTGCCATACAAGGCGCGCTCATCGAACGCCAAGCATCCGGCCTCGGCCAACATATCGACATGGCTTTATTTGATGTTCAGGCCGCCGTTTTAGCTAATCAGGCATCTAATTATTTGGTCGGCGGCATTACACCGCAGCGGATGGGCAATGCGCACCCGAACATCGTGCCCTACCAAGCCTTTGCCAGTAAAGACGGCCATATTATTTTGGCCGTTGGCAACGACGGTCAGTTTAAAAAGTTTTGTGACCTAGCCGGTTGCCCAGAATTAGCACTCGACGCTCGCTTTGCAACCAATCCTAGCCGGGTGGCCAATAGACTGGTGCTATGCGAACACATCGCCACGCTTATCAAACAACGAAACAGTGAAGATTGGTTAGCAGCACTAGAACAGAAAGGTGTGCCCTGCGGCCCCATCAACACCATCGACAAGGTATTCAATGATCCGCAACTGTTAAGTCGAGATATGCGCATCCAAGTGGAGCACCCTTTGGCCGGCTCCGTGGAGCTCGCCGGCAACCCTATTCGCTACAGCAGAAGCCAATTAAACCAAACGAAAGCGCCGCCGCTATTAGGTGAAGATACAGAGACAGTTCTGCGCGATCTACTCGGCCTCGGCGCTGATGAGATAGATCAGCTGACCTTGAAAAAGATTGTCCGTTGA
- a CDS encoding acyl-CoA dehydrogenase, whose translation MSAQNHWSKHFDWTDPFLMDLQLSEEERMVRDTARQYAQEKLQPRVREAFRNEYTDPAIFREMGELGLLGSPLEGYGCPGVSYVSYGLIAREVERVDSGFRSMMSVQSSLVMYPIYAYGSEAQKEKYLPKLASGEWIGCFGLTEPDHGSDPGGMITRARKADGGYKLSGAKMWITNSPIADVFVVWAKDDEGVIRGFILDKGMKGLSAPKIEGKLALRASVTGEIVMEDVFVPEENLLPNVTGLKGPFGCLNSARLGISWGALGAAEACWHSAREYTMERKQFNRPLAANQLIQKKLAIMQTDISLALQGCLRAAQLKDAGQLAPELISLLKRNSCVKALEIAREARDMHGGNGISDEYSVMRHMVNLEVVNTYEGTQDVHALILGRAQTGIQAFY comes from the coding sequence ATGAGCGCGCAAAATCACTGGTCAAAGCATTTCGATTGGACAGATCCTTTTCTTATGGATCTGCAACTCAGCGAAGAAGAGCGGATGGTGCGGGATACAGCGCGCCAGTACGCACAGGAAAAATTACAACCGCGGGTCCGGGAAGCGTTTCGCAACGAATATACCGACCCCGCTATTTTTAGAGAAATGGGCGAGCTGGGTTTATTGGGCTCACCGCTGGAAGGTTATGGCTGCCCTGGTGTTAGCTATGTCAGTTATGGTTTGATTGCCCGCGAAGTCGAGCGCGTCGACTCTGGCTTCCGCTCGATGATGAGCGTGCAGTCGAGCTTGGTCATGTATCCCATTTATGCCTATGGATCTGAAGCACAGAAGGAAAAATATTTACCTAAACTCGCCAGCGGCGAATGGATAGGGTGCTTTGGATTGACAGAGCCAGATCACGGCTCTGATCCTGGCGGCATGATAACCCGCGCGCGTAAAGCCGACGGTGGTTACAAACTCAGCGGCGCCAAAATGTGGATCACCAATTCCCCCATTGCCGATGTCTTTGTGGTGTGGGCCAAAGATGACGAAGGTGTTATTCGCGGTTTCATTCTCGACAAGGGCATGAAAGGTTTAAGTGCGCCCAAGATTGAAGGCAAGCTGGCATTGCGCGCGTCGGTAACTGGCGAAATCGTGATGGAAGATGTTTTCGTGCCCGAGGAAAATCTACTGCCGAATGTGACCGGCCTTAAAGGCCCCTTCGGCTGCCTAAACAGCGCCCGCTTAGGCATTTCTTGGGGCGCACTCGGCGCCGCGGAAGCTTGCTGGCACTCGGCTCGAGAGTACACCATGGAGCGCAAGCAATTTAACCGCCCACTGGCTGCGAACCAGCTGATTCAAAAGAAACTCGCGATTATGCAAACTGACATTAGCCTGGCACTACAAGGTTGCTTACGCGCAGCGCAATTAAAAGATGCAGGCCAACTCGCGCCTGAACTTATTTCATTGCTCAAGCGCAACTCGTGTGTGAAAGCTCTCGAAATCGCCCGTGAGGCGCGCGACATGCACGGTGGTAATGGCATTTCCGACGAGTACAGCGTTATGCGCCACATGGTCAACCTTGAGGTGGTTAACACCTACGAAGGTACTCAGGATGTGCATGCGTTAATTCTCGGCCGGGCGCAAACCGGTATTCAAGCCTTCTATTGA
- a CDS encoding LysR family transcriptional regulator, with amino-acid sequence MDLRQLKVFIQVVETGSFTRAAEKLHIAQSAISVSVQKLELELGLTLFDRAERRPRLTAEGEVLFSRARKLVEEFQKTQQEMRELSGGASGTVRLGTSAMLGSYYLPEQIVAFRQRYPKINFQVVGEGTSRAQTQLIAGDIDMAMVNLVNLPAELEAFPLVTEPVVACVASSHPLAKRKTITFEQFAREPLALYGAGYYLRELVDQQCKQVQVKPNIVLETNILRLMTSLVIAKGAIGFVLERVVNEEAKLKAIRFDKPLTLSLGIAWRKDSYLSVANKRFADFLVAQMQGQRLES; translated from the coding sequence ATGGATCTCAGGCAACTCAAGGTTTTTATCCAGGTGGTCGAAACTGGCAGCTTTACCCGCGCCGCAGAAAAACTGCATATTGCGCAATCGGCCATCAGTGTTTCAGTGCAAAAATTGGAGCTTGAGTTAGGTCTCACCTTGTTCGATCGCGCCGAGCGCAGACCGCGCTTAACAGCGGAGGGCGAGGTGCTATTTAGTCGCGCGCGGAAATTAGTTGAAGAATTCCAGAAAACACAACAGGAAATGCGCGAGTTAAGCGGCGGTGCAAGCGGTACGGTGCGCTTGGGCACCTCGGCAATGCTGGGCTCCTATTATTTACCCGAACAAATTGTGGCCTTTCGCCAGCGCTACCCGAAGATTAATTTCCAGGTTGTGGGCGAGGGCACAAGTCGTGCGCAAACTCAGCTCATTGCCGGCGACATTGATATGGCGATGGTGAATCTGGTGAACCTTCCCGCCGAATTGGAGGCTTTTCCGCTCGTGACGGAACCCGTGGTGGCCTGTGTGGCCAGTTCACACCCATTGGCTAAGCGAAAGACCATCACATTTGAGCAATTTGCTCGCGAGCCTCTCGCGCTCTATGGCGCTGGCTACTATTTACGAGAATTGGTTGACCAGCAGTGTAAGCAGGTACAGGTAAAGCCCAATATCGTACTGGAAACAAATATTCTTCGCTTGATGACGAGTCTGGTAATAGCAAAAGGTGCCATTGGTTTTGTATTGGAGCGGGTAGTCAATGAAGAGGCAAAGTTAAAAGCGATACGCTTTGATAAGCCATTGACACTGAGTTTGGGGATTGCGTGGCGAAAAGATAGCTATCTTTCGGTGGCGAACAAGCGATTTGCGGATTTTTTAGTGGCGCAGATGCAGGGACAGAGGTTGGAGAGTTAG
- the dinB gene encoding DNA polymerase IV: MQRKIIHIDADCFYAAVEVRDNPALQNKAVAVGGDPGRRGVISTCNYAARAFGVHSAMATKTALRLCPHLTLLPHRFDVYRQASLQMRQVFAKFTDLIEPLSLDEAFLDVSQCDQYQGSATRIAQAIRAEIQREVGITVSAGVAPNKFLAKVASDWRKPDGLFVIRPDQIDQFVVQLPVKRIFGVGKVTAAKMLSLGVETCADLQQWSELELTVQFGSFGSRLYQLARGIDNRLVSSERVRKSLSVENTYATDLKSFLQCRAQLPSLVEDLLGRLAKLDQAYVPVKCLVKVKFADFTSTTLERTGLAPNLETYAALLKEALERKSLPIRLLGVGVRFNEMDSELAHQLDLFESNI; this comes from the coding sequence ATGCAGCGAAAAATAATTCATATTGATGCAGATTGTTTTTATGCGGCCGTCGAGGTGCGAGATAATCCTGCATTGCAAAATAAGGCCGTGGCTGTTGGCGGTGATCCTGGCCGGCGGGGGGTTATTTCTACTTGCAATTATGCCGCTCGCGCTTTTGGGGTACACTCGGCCATGGCAACAAAAACTGCGCTGAGACTTTGCCCCCATTTGACCTTGTTGCCACACAGATTTGATGTATATCGCCAAGCCTCCCTGCAGATGCGGCAGGTATTTGCAAAATTTACAGACTTAATTGAGCCCTTATCCCTCGATGAAGCTTTTCTCGATGTAAGTCAGTGCGATCAATACCAAGGTAGTGCCACCAGAATTGCACAAGCAATTCGCGCCGAGATTCAACGCGAAGTTGGTATCACTGTCTCCGCCGGTGTAGCACCAAACAAGTTTTTGGCCAAAGTGGCCAGCGATTGGCGCAAGCCCGATGGGCTGTTTGTGATTCGACCTGATCAGATAGATCAATTTGTCGTGCAGCTACCGGTGAAACGCATTTTTGGCGTCGGCAAGGTGACGGCTGCGAAGATGCTTAGCTTAGGCGTAGAAACCTGTGCGGACCTGCAGCAATGGAGTGAATTGGAATTAACGGTTCAGTTCGGTAGCTTTGGCTCGCGCCTTTATCAGCTAGCACGAGGTATCGATAACCGCTTGGTAAGTTCTGAGCGGGTGAGAAAGTCTTTGAGTGTCGAAAATACTTACGCTACCGATTTAAAAAGCTTTCTCCAGTGTCGCGCCCAGCTACCCAGTTTGGTTGAGGATCTGCTCGGTCGCTTAGCTAAGTTAGACCAAGCCTATGTGCCGGTTAAGTGCTTGGTTAAGGTTAAATTTGCCGATTTCACCAGTACCACATTGGAGCGCACCGGCCTTGCGCCCAACCTAGAAACCTATGCGGCCCTGCTAAAAGAGGCGCTGGAACGCAAATCTTTACCCATTCGCTTATTGGGTGTGGGCGTTAGATTTAACGAGATGGATTCCGAGTTAGCGCACCAGTTAGATTTGTTCGAGTCCAACATTTAA
- a CDS encoding heme-dependent oxidative N-demethylase family protein encodes MSRYAFQDHSKLLSMGLHKLDLADWLIEDDLLIEQIALKRALYDADVKQVYQALPQSVPAQREIAQALALYLVNKYPNLYRASKTGIYCKFNETELDLLEDENTLLRASWAVQEDLCLLESPDGLEYFLTAASLCAPSYWRLMEKIGKSLDLIHAPIPEYQDKLGASVNRFFQKLKVDAPVWRGNWSVVTSSRLYQPGDSEAMYISDPEVIANNCYLRAERQTLRRLPRSNAIVFTIRVSVEPIAAIASDLAALQSLHLALKSMSTEEKIYKSLDHLEPALSIWLLQRINSL; translated from the coding sequence ATGTCTCGATATGCGTTTCAGGATCACAGCAAGCTGTTATCGATGGGGTTGCACAAACTCGATTTGGCCGACTGGCTGATAGAGGACGATCTTTTAATCGAGCAAATTGCCTTAAAGCGAGCGCTATATGATGCCGACGTAAAACAGGTCTACCAAGCCCTGCCTCAATCTGTTCCGGCGCAGCGCGAAATTGCACAAGCGCTCGCGCTTTATTTAGTCAATAAATACCCAAACCTCTACCGCGCCTCAAAAACGGGTATCTACTGCAAGTTCAACGAGACTGAGCTGGATTTGTTGGAGGATGAAAACACGCTATTGCGCGCATCTTGGGCAGTGCAGGAGGATCTTTGTCTGCTTGAAAGCCCAGATGGCTTAGAATATTTTCTGACTGCAGCGAGTTTATGTGCGCCTAGCTATTGGCGCCTAATGGAAAAAATCGGTAAAAGCCTCGACCTCATACATGCCCCTATTCCCGAATATCAGGATAAGCTCGGCGCTAGCGTCAATCGATTCTTTCAGAAGCTGAAAGTCGATGCGCCCGTCTGGCGGGGTAATTGGTCGGTGGTCACCAGTTCCCGGCTCTATCAACCCGGCGATAGCGAGGCCATGTACATCTCCGACCCCGAGGTTATTGCCAATAATTGCTATCTCCGCGCCGAGCGGCAAACCTTGCGCCGCTTACCTCGGTCAAATGCCATAGTCTTCACCATTCGCGTATCGGTTGAGCCAATTGCGGCGATTGCGTCTGATTTGGCTGCGTTGCAAAGCTTGCATTTGGCGTTAAAGAGTATGTCGACAGAGGAAAAGATCTATAAATCGCTCGACCACCTAGAGCCAGCATTATCTATTTGGTTATTGCAACGGATAAATTCACTCTGA